The window AGGAATATCACCAGACAGATGATTTTCAGAGACATCCATCTTCTCAAGATTTTTTAACTTGCTCACTACATTTGGTAAACTACCACTCAAGGAGTTCTGTGATAAGTCCAGCAAATTTGTTAGTGAGGAAAGGCTAAAAACCTCTGAGGGTATGGTTCCTGCAAGGTTATTTTTCCCAAGGGTTAGAAGTTGTAACTTTTGGCAATTTCCTATGGTCCTGGGAATACTTCCTCCCAGCATATTTTGTGctaaacgcaaatgaaacaattGAGTGAGGTTGCCTATGGAGGCTGGTATATCTCCTACCAGTTTATTTCCACTCAAAATTAATGCTTGCATCTTCTGGAACTTGCCAAAAACAGTTGGAATAGTCCCTTCAAAGTAGTTATATGCCATGTTCAAGAGCGCTAAGCTAATTAAATTTCCTAATTCTATAGGAATTTTTCCTGATATCAGATTACTCCCAAGATATAGTTGGCTAAGTTGGATGGATAAATTGCCCACTGAATTCGGCAAACTACCTCCAAAATAATTGTAGGATATAGATAACATTTGCAACTTACTACAGTTTGTCAGTGATCTTAAAAACTCCAAATCCTTAGTTGAATTTCCCTCACCTAGATTGTTTTCAGACAAACCTAGCCACCTAAGATCCTTTAGCTTCCCTAGATTTGGAACTTGTCCTGTGAAAGAGTTCCCAGAAAAACTAAGAACTTGAGGGACAGTTGCATTTGTGATGGAAATGGGGATTGGACCAGAAAATAGATTCCCACCAATGCTAATTCCTTGGAGATTAGGAAGTGTGTGAAACATGTTGGGTGAAAGAGAACCACTAAATTGATTGCCTGGAACTGAGAATAAAGTAAGAGATGATAAATTGTAAAGACAAGTAGGAAGTGTACCAGACAATTTGTTGACAGGCACTGACATCAGTGACAAGTTTTTGAGGCTACAAACTTCTTGTGGAATCTTTCCCTCTAAGTTGTTCAAACCTACCGAGAGCTCAATCAGGGATGAAAGATTCCCTATGGATGGTGGGACTTCTCctgttaagttgttttttgcaACATAAAAGTATTGAAGCTTCTGAAGAGAGCcaatttcaattggtattttACCAATGAGATTGTTCCCTGACAAGTCAAGGTCTTTGAGCTCAGAGCAACTTGTCAAGTTTGAAGGAATTTCTCCAACCAATGAGTTGTTAGTGAGATAGAGTACCTCTAGTCGTGACAAATGACCCAACTCCCGTGGGATTTTTCCATTGAAactgttgttttcaagttttaagATTCTTAGAAAAGAGAGGTTTCCAAGTTGAGGAAGTATGGGTCCATACAACTGGTACCCATGTAAGTTCAACTCCACAACTCTTTGATGCATGGGGTAGCATGAGATTCCATGCCACTTGCAGAAGTGGATGGAACTATTCCAAGATTTCATGATTCCATAAGGGTCACTAGATATTGATTCCTTGAATTTGAGCAATGCCAAATGATCTGTCTCATTTCCtagcattgcatttgcatacaCAACTGTGTTTTGGCACAACCATGGTGAGTTTAAAGGAATGACAAGAAACCAAAATACTTGTAACATGTTGAGAGAAAAAGGCTTCATATGGTTGAGGAAAAAAAGGTAGCAACTTAgtggattttcttttgttaggTAGATGTATAAGGGTGAAATTGAgtaaacagaaaagaaaagaagcacAATCTTTTCCTTGTGACTCTATGGACTTAAATACTGGATGGTGTGGAATTTTACAATCAACACCCACTCCAATGACTAACAACATCTTCAATTGAAGAATTCAATTTGGTTCTTAATTATTTTCCAATAGATTTTTTGTTGTCAAGTGAAATTTAAGAATATTCActaatttttacttaaatacTAAATTTCAGCTTAAGTTTTttagtggattttttttttcactcacacAAAAATCTTCATTTAtcttagaaaatattatttaatttttaagcaatCTTGATGTAAgttacttatataaaaaatatctataaaaatttataaaaactcacttattttaataatattttcaaattatgtaACTTTAACAACCAACAAAAACAAGTGTATTAAAGTCACTCTAAGTCCTTTATTATTTTGCGGTCcccttaggaaaaaaaaaatcaaagtcaagtCAATCGATCGTATATACCACGAAACATGTGACATGAAGTGTGGAATATCGACCATAGTACTGTTTTGTACTTGTAAAATcaatttctaaatattttaatggaaaattgtatttaaaatttaattaaaaaattcaaattaatatatatatatatatatatatatatataattgattatatttcacggtattgaaaaaaatatttattaaacacttgtaatttaataaactaatttttcaactttcaattttcCATCAACTTTTCAggtaaaatttttcaaaaaactcgATTAATTGTTACTAGATTTCCATTGtcgcttaaaaaaaatcattttttacatATTGTTATTGATTATAGGTATAATGAAGTGTGACTTAGTAGAACTAGTCATATACATAATATGAATATAGAATTTTCATAACCCCTATTTAATCCATTTTTGGACTATTACATGTTATTACAAGAGAAAGTCTTTGGAGAAAGGTCCACGAAGGTGCCACTTCTATctagtattattattacttttagaAGAATTTCGCACATGTGTGTGAACGTAATAATAATATAGTACTTGATTACTTGATAGTATATCCATTCCTCACGCTAAGCAAAAGTTGGGACTTGGGAGCGTTAATTACGCATGTTCATGTCAATTTCGCCCATTAAGTTCTGTTAAAGAACCAAACATGAcgcattttttcttctattgaCGCGACGCGGTTTCAAACGCATACTTATTATTGTCTTTGGatggaatttattatttaataaaactcatttttattgatttttttataacgtgttattattttttaaaagaaagaaattaaaatttcaaaaaatattaaatttatttatttataataaatatagttaattttcaatttctgaAAAGACACctcttttatcaattatattctTACATGTTTCATAATCTTTGATTAATTTACATATGTATTTATTGTAGACTCaagaaataaatagataaaataggaaatcttataattatttttaataaaaaaaaatatattaaattttgtaataactattattagaataaaagaattgtaataaattttttgatatgaccttcttcttttttgataAAGTTTGATGATCTTCTatcctttgatttttatgttgatgTTAATCTAAAACTTTATAAGTATAAATaagctaaaatatatttttttccagtAAAATGTCTAAAGTTTGTTTTGCGTTTGTGTAAAAAATTAGTCTGTTTAAGCTAAAAAGTTTGTGCTTGCaaaattataatgttattttttgttactcTAGCTTCGGACGTTGTTGAATctgactttttttaatttaaattttaaaatatagttcGTGGAGGCTAAAAACCGCCACAaactacaaattttttattttacagatTTTGGAACCCCGTGTCTTCCATCTCTCAACTTTCTGATGAACTTGATTTCACTTTGCTTTTACCTAAGGAGATTGAATTCATGTAACAATTAGGTGGTATTTGGTTTATAAACCTGAAGCCAACTCATCGGAGCCACCAATCTCCACCACAACGTTCTCTCAAATCCCCCTCACTCGCCATGGACTCCTTCGCTATGGTCCTAATTCCTAAACCCGAAGCCCGGAGCCACCGTTGTTCTTCCCGTCGACGAAGTCCGATTACTTCCAAGGCAACTTCTGCGCTGACACCACCGCCTCTAACGAGGACGACCTCTACATCACCAGCTCGACTTCATCGACATCTAGGAGCAGTACGTGAGGACAAGCTAAAGAATCTCGAGCGCCGACCACCATCTCTGGCCCAGATCCGCCACCCACCACCATCCCTAACCTCACTCCGGCGCGGCCCCAACAATTCGCAACCGCGCCGACGCGACCAGAAATCGCAGATTTGGATCTGGGAAGAGAAGAATACCAGATTTGGGTTTTCTCGCAAAGGCTTTGGAAATTTGTTTTACTAGATCTGAGTTGTGATTTGTGATCTGCTTGCTTGTTCTGTCGTTCCATTCAAGTTGGAAAACTAATTCGGTCGTTGTTCCCTCTGATCCCCACCCAAGTTCCAGAGGATGCTCCAACTGTTCGATCAAATGCCCCTCAAGAAGGTTTTGAAATTGATGAACGCGTTGACTATCTTTAAGAATATCTTCTTAGAGCATCTATATAATGTATAATTGGTTAGCCGagttatttgttataatttgatgggtcttaaaattttatataaaaatttattctaataataaaattattaaagtgagagattaatttaattttatgattttataatatttttaaaatattatatttatggtattaattattaagcaataattatttatataaataatactatGTCATCTTAgtggaaaaaaaatagcaaggttacttaaaatttaaacactTGTAAAATTTACACACAACTTGGTTTAGGTGATGTGGCGGCTTGTGCTAAATCCATGAAAGTGTAGCAACATCTGAGGATGGCAAAAAGGCTCACCAAAGAAAAGCAAAATGCCAATACTTCGGAGAACACCAATCAAAGTTCAAAGAAACATAACTTGGTTTGAGTGACGTGGTGGATTGTGGTTTTGATTTGTGATTTTTGGAGTTCCAAgactaaaaatcatatttagtaACGATTCCAAATTTtgtggagtttttttttataattagtaacgatttttaatctttaaaaatcttactctaaactaaaaaaaaaaaacatattataagtctgtgagaaagaaaaaaaatcttataagaataaaaaaacaaactttaaacattttatgaagacgaaaaaaaatacatatttatatcaTAGGTGTATATATACATTTCACATAGTGCGACTGAAGCTCTTAGAAGGCAAATTAGTTGAAAAAAGAGCACATGCGCATATATTGGCGGGAAAACAAAATCAtaagaagaaaaacagaaaacccTTAACTCTCTCATCTCATTTCGTCACTCTTCACTTCCAATGGCGCAGACCCAAACCCTATCCTTCATTCACGAGATCGATTTTCTCATCTCCCATAAACTTCAAGTGGTAcccctctctcttcctttcGTACTTTCGCAATTTCATACTTACCATTTTCcgtgtttcttatttttttcttctcttctattTCGGAGGGTTTTTCTCGAATTCCCCcaaattcctttcttttcatgcCAAATAACTGATCTCGTGCGGCGTCGTTTCCTCTTTCAGATTTCGTACAAATGGCTGAGCCGCAATTATATGGTATCGTCCGATGAAGCAAAGAGGTAGggttttcttcaaagaaaattcgAGTGAAAAGCTTTACTCTTAGaattgctgttttttttttttttatgttatggtTTTATGCAAATTTGCAAATTTttgttatgtgtgtgtgtaggTTGCTTCAGGAGTTTGTGCAAAAGCATGAGGGTGGGTTGGAGGTCGTGTATGCTTTGTCTGGCTGGTTAAAAAGCAACCATCCTAGTTACCACGTAAGGCTTGTTACCGGGCCAAAGCTTGAAGGTACTTGTatgttttgtaaaatttatagtAATAATAAGAAAGCACAAAACTTATATGTGGTTATCCAATTTTGAATTGGAGTTTCACTTTGGTAATTTGTGTAATGACGGTTTGCATGTTAACACATATTATCAAGGtgaaactctaattttgattgGAGAACAATAACATCTAAGGTTCTGTGTCTAAGTTTTGTCCAATAAGAAATTGGGTGCTCTACTTTATTTTACTTACTGTCACTCTGTCTACACTCTACATATATGAAGTTGTGGGAATATGAGGGTAAAcatcaaatttaacttttccaTAGTGGAAAATTGTTAATATGCTTCTGAACCCTTGTCGTATGATATTTTCATTTGGCATGGTTCCAGTCTAGTGGGAAAA of the Glycine max cultivar Williams 82 chromosome 13, Glycine_max_v4.0, whole genome shotgun sequence genome contains:
- the LOC100792724 gene encoding probable LRR receptor-like serine/threonine-protein kinase At3g47570, coding for MKPFSLNMLQVFWFLVIPLNSPWLCQNTVVYANAMLGNETDHLALLKFKESISSDPYGIMKSWNSSIHFCKWHGISCYPMHQRVVELNLHGYQLYGPILPQLGNLSFLRILKLENNSFNGKIPRELGHLSRLEVLYLTNNSLVGEIPSNLTSCSELKDLDLSGNNLIGKIPIEIGSLQKLQYFYVAKNNLTGEVPPSIGNLSSLIELSVGLNNLEGKIPQEVCSLKNLSLMSVPVNKLSGTLPTCLYNLSSLTLFSVPGNQFSGSLSPNMFHTLPNLQGISIGGNLFSGPIPISITNATVPQVLSFSGNSFTGQVPNLGKLKDLRWLGLSENNLGEGNSTKDLEFLRSLTNCSKLQMLSISYNYFGGSLPNSVGNLSIQLSQLYLGSNLISGKIPIELGNLISLALLNMAYNYFEGTIPTVFGKFQKMQALILSGNKLVGDIPASIGNLTQLFHLRLAQNMLGGSIPRTIGNCQKLQLLTLGKNNLAGTIPSEVFSLSSLTNLLDLSQNSLSGSLPNVVSKLKNLEKMDVSENHLSGDIPGSIGDCTSLEYLYLQGNSFHGIIPTTMASLKGLRRLDMSRNHLSGSIPKGLQNISFLAYFNASFNMLDGEVPTEGVFQNASELAVTGNNKLCGGIPQLHLPSCPINAEEPTKHHNFRLIGVIVGVLAFLLILLFILTFYCMRKRNKKPTLDSPVTDQVPKVSYQNLHNGTDGFAGRNLIGSGNFGSVYKGTLESEDEVVAIKVLNLQKKGAHKSFIAECIALKNIRHRNLIKILTCCSSTDYKGQEFKALIFEYMKNGSLESWLHSSIDIEYQGRSLDLEQRFNIITDVASAVHYLHYECEQTILHCDLKPSNVLLDDCMVAHVSDFGLARLLSSIGISLLQSSTIGIKGTIGYAPPEYGMGSEVSIEGDMYSFGILVLEILTGRRPTDEIFKDGHNLHNHVKFSISNNLLQIVDPTILPSELERTAGSEKLGPVHPNAEKCLLSLFRIALACSVESPKERMSMVDVLRELNLIKSFSPFEVRGRLS